A genomic stretch from Glaciecola nitratireducens FR1064 includes:
- the hpf gene encoding ribosome hibernation promoting factor produces the protein MQINLTGHHVDITDSLRAYVDSKFERLERHFDHISNVHVVLNVEKINQRAEATLHLKGDVVHANAEHTDMYAAIDGLIDKLDRQVIKHKEKSKRH, from the coding sequence ATGCAAATAAATCTAACTGGTCATCACGTTGATATTACTGATTCACTAAGAGCATACGTCGACAGTAAATTCGAACGATTAGAAAGACACTTCGATCATATTAGTAATGTACATGTAGTGTTAAATGTAGAGAAAATAAATCAAAGAGCTGAAGCAACACTTCATCTCAAGGGTGACGTTGTTCACGCTAACGCTGAACATACTGACATGTACGCAGCCATCGATGGACTGATTGACAAGTTAGATCGCCAAGTTATAAAGCACAAGGAAAAGTCAAAACGACATTAG
- the rapZ gene encoding RNase adapter RapZ, which yields MKLLIISGRSGSGKSIALRALEDLGYYCVDNIPVNLLPTLTHALADESEKVAVSVDVRNMPKMANELSEIVDFLPSIWEVTILYLDASDDVLIKRYSETRRLHPLFKLNKSLAESIEAEREILVPVSEKADLHINTDNLSLHELSELIRERVLGKKSANLVLVFESFGFKYGIPRDADYVFDARFLPNPHWEPDLKPLNGLDGPVQLFLGGQPLVTKFIWQIQNLISTWLPHLERNNRSYVTVAIGCTGGQHRSVFVAEALANSFRASHGDVQIRHRELKLSKKEEIDPNTLNESQHDR from the coding sequence GTGAAACTCTTGATCATCAGTGGTCGCTCTGGCTCAGGCAAATCAATTGCATTAAGGGCCTTGGAAGACCTAGGGTATTATTGCGTCGATAACATACCCGTAAATTTGCTGCCGACACTTACTCATGCACTCGCCGATGAAAGCGAAAAAGTAGCGGTGAGCGTCGATGTTAGAAACATGCCTAAAATGGCGAATGAGCTTAGCGAAATTGTGGACTTTTTGCCCAGTATTTGGGAAGTTACCATTTTGTATTTAGACGCTAGTGATGATGTATTGATTAAGCGCTATAGTGAAACAAGACGTTTGCACCCGCTCTTCAAACTCAATAAATCACTGGCCGAATCAATTGAGGCGGAACGAGAAATATTAGTGCCTGTATCGGAAAAAGCGGATTTACATATCAACACCGATAATTTATCACTGCACGAGCTTTCAGAACTAATTCGAGAAAGAGTGTTAGGTAAAAAAAGCGCAAACTTAGTCCTAGTATTTGAGTCGTTTGGCTTTAAATACGGCATTCCAAGAGATGCAGATTATGTATTTGACGCCCGTTTTTTGCCTAACCCACACTGGGAGCCCGACTTAAAGCCCTTGAATGGATTAGATGGCCCGGTACAGTTATTTTTAGGGGGACAGCCACTTGTCACCAAATTCATATGGCAAATTCAAAACCTGATATCAACTTGGCTGCCACATTTAGAAAGAAACAACCGCAGCTATGTTACTGTTGCTATAGGTTGCACCGGCGGGCAGCATCGCTCTGTATTTGTGGCAGAGGCGCTTGCAAATAGCTTCCGTGCAAGCCATGGGGATGTACAAATCAGACACCGTGAATTGAAGTTGAGCAAAAAAGAAGAGATTGATCCAAATACACTGAATGAGTCTCAGCATGATCGTTGA
- a CDS encoding calcium/sodium antiporter has product MITQIIIFLIGLAVLSWSADKFVYGASALAKNFGVSPMMIGLTIVAMGSSAPEIVVSATASLNGNPDTAVGNAIGSNITNIALVLGITALIKPLLVSSTTLRRELPVLLLVTLIAVYFLSDNYLSKTEGIILITLFVLVLAIMAWLSFKVDKNDPLIAETEDEIPSNVPTVNAVMWVIVGLIMLPLSAHFLVESAVYIARFFGVSDLVIGLTIIALGTSLPELAASIAGVRKGEDDLALGNIIGSNIFNILAVLAMPGLIIPSMLDLNASTRDSYVMLGLTILLFVFCFNLRGTRQINRYEGGIFVLAFLTYQYWLFK; this is encoded by the coding sequence GTGATTACACAAATCATTATATTTTTAATAGGCTTAGCTGTGCTCAGTTGGAGTGCAGATAAATTTGTCTATGGTGCTTCAGCACTTGCCAAAAATTTTGGTGTGTCCCCGATGATGATTGGCTTGACTATTGTCGCCATGGGTTCGAGCGCTCCTGAAATAGTGGTTTCCGCAACAGCATCATTGAACGGCAATCCGGATACCGCGGTTGGTAATGCAATCGGCTCCAATATTACGAACATTGCTTTAGTCTTAGGAATAACTGCACTCATCAAGCCCTTACTAGTCTCATCGACAACATTAAGACGGGAACTACCGGTGTTGCTGTTGGTCACCTTAATCGCTGTTTACTTCCTTTCAGACAATTACCTCAGCAAAACTGAAGGCATCATTTTAATTACCTTATTTGTCTTGGTGCTCGCAATAATGGCTTGGCTCTCATTCAAAGTGGATAAAAACGACCCATTAATTGCAGAAACCGAGGACGAAATACCAAGTAATGTGCCAACCGTAAATGCAGTCATGTGGGTAATCGTTGGTTTAATTATGCTCCCCTTGAGCGCGCACTTTCTCGTGGAAAGCGCGGTCTACATAGCGCGTTTCTTTGGCGTTAGCGACCTAGTGATTGGTTTGACCATTATCGCGTTAGGTACTAGTTTGCCTGAGCTTGCGGCAAGTATCGCTGGTGTTCGAAAAGGTGAAGACGACCTTGCGCTTGGAAATATCATTGGTTCTAATATCTTCAATATATTAGCGGTTCTCGCAATGCCTGGTTTGATTATTCCTAGTATGTTGGACCTGAACGCCTCTACGCGCGACTCTTATGTCATGCTTGGCTTGACTATACTGCTCTTCGTTTTTTGCTTTAATTTGCGCGGCACACGGCAAATTAACCGCTATGAAGGTGGTATTTTTGTATTGGCCTTTCTTACTTATCAATACTGGTTATTTAAGTAA
- the ptsN gene encoding PTS IIA-like nitrogen regulatory protein PtsN, with protein sequence MIISDIISLDRTECAVECQSKKRIFEVISEIAVKGNPQLNLNDVLASMLAREKMGSTGIGNGIAIPHGRIEGIQDIVAIIVTSEEPIQFDAIDDKPVDIFFALLVPSEQTQEHLQTLSSIAQKLSDKNIVKALRNAATRDEIISALA encoded by the coding sequence ATGATTATATCTGATATTATTTCACTCGACCGCACTGAATGTGCGGTTGAGTGTCAAAGCAAAAAACGAATTTTTGAAGTCATCAGCGAAATTGCAGTGAAGGGAAATCCACAGCTCAATTTAAATGATGTGCTTGCGAGCATGTTGGCGCGCGAAAAAATGGGTAGCACAGGCATAGGTAACGGTATTGCTATACCACACGGCAGAATTGAAGGAATACAGGATATAGTTGCTATCATTGTCACTAGCGAAGAACCGATCCAATTCGATGCAATAGACGACAAGCCCGTAGATATATTTTTCGCTTTATTAGTGCCCAGTGAACAAACCCAAGAGCATCTTCAAACGCTTTCATCTATCGCGCAAAAATTGAGCGATAAAAACATAGTAAAAGCGTTAAGAAACGCTGCTACTAGAGACGAAATTATTTCAGCACTAGCGTAA
- a CDS encoding ATP-binding cassette domain-containing protein, with protein sequence MSDILVDIDKMHFERGDRVIYDSISMQVKKGGITAVMGPSGIGKTTLLKLIGGQLYPDSGEVLFQGENIHQMSRKRLYDVRRKMSMLFQSGALFTNISVFDNVAFPLREHTGLSEGIIETIVLLKLEAVGLRGAAHLMPSELSGGMARRAALARAIALDPDLILYDEPFAGQDPISMGVLLKLIKELNSALSLTSIVVTHDVKEVLTIADYAYILADKRIIGEGTPEEIRNSSSELVQQFLQGNADGPVPFHFPAPSLEEAFMAGASKKTSFKKDVSEKEILKGAK encoded by the coding sequence ATGTCAGACATTTTAGTTGATATCGACAAAATGCACTTCGAGCGAGGTGATCGTGTCATTTATGACAGCATCTCGATGCAAGTGAAAAAAGGCGGTATCACAGCAGTGATGGGCCCCAGCGGAATAGGTAAAACTACGCTGCTCAAACTCATTGGAGGCCAACTCTATCCGGACAGCGGTGAAGTGTTGTTTCAAGGTGAAAATATTCATCAAATGAGCCGGAAACGCTTGTATGACGTTCGGCGCAAAATGAGCATGCTTTTCCAAAGTGGCGCGCTATTCACGAATATCTCAGTATTTGACAATGTTGCTTTCCCTCTTCGGGAGCACACCGGATTATCAGAGGGAATTATTGAGACAATTGTTTTGCTTAAGTTAGAAGCCGTGGGCTTGCGCGGGGCTGCTCATTTAATGCCCAGTGAGCTGTCTGGTGGCATGGCAAGACGGGCCGCTTTGGCGAGAGCGATTGCGCTTGATCCTGATTTAATTTTATATGACGAGCCTTTCGCGGGACAAGACCCAATTTCGATGGGCGTGCTACTTAAGTTAATTAAAGAACTGAATTCTGCCTTGAGTTTAACCAGTATCGTAGTCACTCATGATGTAAAAGAAGTCCTTACAATTGCTGATTACGCTTACATTCTGGCTGATAAACGCATTATTGGAGAAGGCACGCCTGAAGAAATTAGAAACTCTTCCTCAGAGCTAGTGCAGCAGTTTTTGCAAGGCAATGCTGATGGGCCAGTGCCATTTCACTTTCCTGCGCCGTCGCTGGAGGAAGCTTTTATGGCAGGAGCTTCCAAGAAAACGTCCTTTAAGAAAGACGTCTCTGAAAAAGAAATCTTAAAGGGAGCTAAATAG
- the lptB gene encoding LPS export ABC transporter ATP-binding protein: MSTLFAKHLAKSYKARQVVRDVSLEVSTGQIVGLLGPNGAGKTTTFYMIVGLVPLDKGEIFIDQLDMSIQPMHERARHGIGYLPQEASIFRKLTVYENLMAILQTRKELAKDQREQEADDLMDEFNVSHIRNNLGMSLSGGERRRVEIARALAANPKFILLDEPFAGVDPISVNDIKKIIKQLKERNIGVLITDHNVRETLDVCEKAYIVSHGELIASGTSAEVLSNQKVREVYLGDQFVL, from the coding sequence GTGAGTACCTTGTTTGCAAAACACCTCGCTAAATCATACAAAGCTAGACAAGTTGTAAGAGACGTTAGCTTGGAAGTGTCCACAGGCCAAATTGTTGGCTTGTTAGGCCCAAACGGCGCAGGTAAAACAACGACGTTTTATATGATTGTCGGCTTGGTACCGCTTGATAAAGGTGAAATTTTTATTGACCAATTAGACATGTCAATTCAACCTATGCACGAGCGTGCGAGACATGGCATTGGATATTTGCCCCAAGAAGCCTCTATTTTTCGTAAATTGACCGTGTATGAAAATCTAATGGCAATATTACAAACACGCAAAGAATTGGCAAAAGATCAACGTGAACAAGAAGCTGACGACTTAATGGACGAATTTAATGTCAGTCATATCAGAAATAATTTAGGCATGAGTTTATCCGGTGGAGAGCGCCGCCGCGTTGAAATTGCACGAGCTTTAGCTGCAAATCCTAAGTTTATTTTACTCGATGAACCATTCGCCGGTGTTGACCCAATTTCTGTTAATGATATAAAGAAGATCATTAAACAATTAAAAGAGCGAAACATTGGTGTGTTGATCACAGATCATAATGTACGTGAAACGCTAGATGTCTGTGAAAAAGCATATATTGTAAGTCACGGTGAGCTGATTGCATCAGGAACCTCTGCTGAAGTACTCAGTAACCAAAAAGTGAGAGAAGTGTATCTCGGCGACCAATTTGTATTATAG
- the mlaE gene encoding lipid asymmetry maintenance ABC transporter permease subunit MlaE — MNWLINLGAGTLAKLSAIGNASLMLWGGLFAIPRLKNIPLIIQQIYVVGVQSLLIIIVSGLFIGMVMALQGYTILVNYGAEGSLGPMVALSLLRELGPVVTALLFAGRAGSALTAEIGLMKATEQLSSLEMMAVDPLRRIIAPRFWAGVISMPMLAVIFSAVGILGGHLVGVEWLGVDSGSYWSIMQSTVEWDKDVINGVIKSVVFALVVVWIALYKGYDALPTSEGISKATTETVVLSSLAILGIDFVLTALMFGIN; from the coding sequence GTGAACTGGTTGATTAATTTAGGTGCTGGAACGCTGGCGAAGTTGAGTGCTATAGGTAATGCCTCTTTGATGCTGTGGGGCGGTTTGTTTGCAATTCCAAGACTAAAGAACATCCCTCTCATTATTCAGCAAATATACGTTGTCGGTGTGCAGAGCCTGCTGATTATCATCGTGTCAGGTCTGTTTATCGGCATGGTTATGGCGCTGCAAGGCTATACGATTTTGGTGAATTACGGTGCTGAAGGCAGCCTAGGTCCTATGGTTGCGTTGTCTTTGCTCCGTGAGTTAGGGCCGGTGGTTACTGCTTTATTGTTTGCTGGCCGAGCTGGCTCAGCGTTAACTGCAGAAATCGGGTTAATGAAGGCGACTGAACAATTGAGTAGTTTAGAAATGATGGCCGTCGATCCGTTGAGACGGATTATCGCTCCGCGCTTCTGGGCTGGCGTAATATCCATGCCAATGTTGGCTGTGATTTTTAGCGCCGTGGGAATTCTAGGTGGCCATTTAGTTGGTGTTGAGTGGTTAGGTGTCGACTCTGGAAGCTATTGGTCAATTATGCAGTCAACGGTTGAGTGGGATAAAGATGTCATCAATGGCGTTATAAAAAGTGTTGTATTTGCGCTAGTGGTTGTATGGATTGCACTCTACAAAGGATACGATGCTTTACCAACGTCAGAAGGTATAAGTAAGGCAACGACGGAAACCGTAGTGCTTTCTTCGTTGGCGATTTTAGGTATAGATTTTGTGCTTACAGCACTGATGTTTGGAATTAATTAG
- the lptA gene encoding lipopolysaccharide transport periplasmic protein LptA, whose product MFKLNIYLFASLLMLAGAGSLSAQEAIKKNDFDKPTKLSSDSSYGDGKEKVAVHEGNVKITQGTLEIKAERLKVSAALGKDKEVFEATGNPASYTQQLADGTMVVAKANSIRYEKATKIITLKGNAELYQNAFSIKTDSIIYNIIKEQWQAQKDTDSQQQVVTVFDGDTLKKTKEAMEKQKENKK is encoded by the coding sequence ATGTTCAAACTGAATATCTACCTGTTCGCTAGCCTACTTATGTTGGCTGGCGCGGGTTCATTAAGTGCACAAGAAGCAATTAAGAAGAACGACTTTGATAAACCAACGAAGCTATCATCTGACAGCAGCTACGGTGACGGAAAAGAGAAAGTAGCCGTGCATGAAGGCAACGTAAAGATTACTCAGGGTACTTTAGAAATCAAAGCTGAACGATTGAAAGTATCAGCAGCTCTTGGTAAAGATAAAGAAGTGTTTGAAGCGACAGGCAATCCAGCGAGTTACACACAACAACTGGCCGACGGCACAATGGTGGTGGCAAAAGCAAACAGTATTCGCTACGAGAAAGCCACTAAAATCATCACGTTAAAAGGAAATGCGGAGCTTTATCAAAATGCGTTTAGTATAAAAACCGACTCAATTATATACAACATTATAAAAGAGCAATGGCAGGCGCAGAAAGACACCGATAGTCAGCAGCAAGTTGTGACCGTATTTGATGGCGATACTTTGAAAAAAACAAAAGAAGCAATGGAAAAGCAAAAGGAAAATAAAAAGTGA
- the kdsC gene encoding 3-deoxy-manno-octulosonate-8-phosphatase KdsC: MSKVDTLYGPIDATLFERFKGIKLLVCDVDGVFSDGTILLGNQGEELKAFNTKDGYGIKALAKVGVKVAVITGRQSSIVEQRMTALNVDHIMQNREDKHIAINELITQFGYKASTIASVGDDMPDLGMFSASEIGIAVADAHPYVKQQATFCTTLAGGRGAVREICDIILQAKGKLEDIHGASV; this comes from the coding sequence ATGTCAAAAGTCGATACCTTATATGGCCCAATAGACGCAACTTTATTTGAGCGTTTCAAAGGCATTAAACTGTTAGTGTGCGACGTTGATGGCGTATTTTCTGACGGTACTATTTTGTTGGGCAATCAAGGTGAAGAACTCAAAGCCTTCAACACAAAAGACGGTTATGGTATCAAGGCTCTAGCAAAAGTTGGCGTTAAGGTTGCTGTTATCACAGGTCGCCAATCAAGTATTGTAGAGCAGCGCATGACGGCACTGAACGTTGATCATATTATGCAAAACAGAGAAGATAAACATATCGCAATAAATGAATTGATTACACAATTTGGCTACAAGGCATCTACGATTGCCAGCGTCGGCGATGACATGCCTGATCTGGGCATGTTCAGCGCAAGTGAAATTGGTATTGCGGTGGCCGACGCTCACCCTTATGTGAAACAGCAAGCCACATTTTGCACAACGTTGGCGGGCGGGCGTGGTGCAGTGCGTGAAATTTGTGACATTATTCTGCAAGCCAAGGGTAAACTTGAAGATATTCACGGAGCAAGCGTATGA
- the lptC gene encoding LPS export ABC transporter periplasmic protein LptC, producing MNRLAVSIILIFGIAFALYLPTWLEDDKEVVLSDKDAALMPNYEAKNLRSKLFDKNGNLTHQVSAETMEHYEMLGFVNFTNPEYTIYLQSDGSSWQLNADEGTFYDNNRIELVNGVQIRNLQPEDYIQTISTNFIEIDLLTKTITSDEPLVISGANVIINGRGFEANLETQKYELKNHVQTEYLPVR from the coding sequence ATGAATAGGCTGGCTGTTAGTATTATTTTAATATTTGGTATCGCTTTTGCGCTGTATCTACCGACGTGGTTGGAAGATGATAAAGAGGTCGTGTTAAGCGACAAAGACGCTGCGTTGATGCCTAATTACGAGGCGAAAAACTTACGCAGTAAATTATTCGACAAAAATGGCAACCTTACCCATCAAGTCAGCGCTGAGACCATGGAACATTATGAAATGCTGGGGTTTGTCAATTTCACCAACCCTGAATATACGATCTATCTTCAAAGCGATGGTTCAAGTTGGCAATTAAATGCTGACGAAGGGACTTTTTACGACAACAACCGAATTGAGTTGGTTAACGGTGTACAAATTCGTAATCTGCAACCAGAAGACTACATACAAACCATATCGACTAACTTTATAGAAATTGATTTATTGACTAAGACAATTACATCCGATGAACCTCTAGTTATTTCGGGTGCAAACGTTATTATTAATGGCCGAGGGTTCGAAGCCAATTTAGAAACCCAAAAATATGAGTTAAAAAACCATGTTCAAACTGAATATCTACCTGTTCGCTAG
- a CDS encoding KpsF/GutQ family sugar-phosphate isomerase: protein MSEQKSFLETAKTVFQNEIEALQKLQNSLDESFNQACELMLHCTGKVVVCGMGKSGHIGNKIAATLASTGTPAFFMHPGEANHGDLGMLTKGDVLIGISNSGETHELTGLLPVVKRIGVPVIAITNNANSTLAKFSDVALNINVEKEACSLGLAPTTSTTATLVLGDALAVALLEAKGFTADDFALSHPGGSLGRKLLLTVDEIMAVEQELPLVKHTATVMQALFEISDKGLGMTGIIDDDNNLLGVFTDGDLRRALDKQVDIHKSTVEQVMTPKSVTMIKGKLAVDALNLMQQYKISAMFIVDDEQKPVGAIKMHTLLKAGVV from the coding sequence ATGAGCGAACAGAAGAGTTTTTTAGAAACCGCAAAAACAGTTTTTCAAAACGAAATTGAAGCTTTGCAAAAATTGCAGAATAGTTTGGATGAGAGTTTTAACCAAGCCTGCGAGTTAATGCTTCACTGTACTGGTAAAGTAGTTGTTTGCGGCATGGGCAAATCCGGTCACATTGGAAATAAGATTGCAGCAACGCTTGCGAGTACTGGCACGCCAGCCTTTTTTATGCATCCCGGAGAGGCCAATCACGGGGATTTAGGAATGTTAACCAAGGGTGATGTACTTATCGGTATATCTAATTCAGGCGAAACCCATGAGTTGACAGGCCTTTTGCCCGTCGTCAAAAGAATTGGTGTACCGGTCATTGCCATAACCAACAATGCGAACAGTACTTTGGCCAAGTTCTCGGATGTGGCGCTCAATATTAATGTTGAAAAAGAAGCTTGCTCTCTCGGCCTAGCACCAACCACCAGCACCACTGCCACATTGGTATTGGGTGATGCGTTAGCCGTAGCTCTTCTGGAAGCAAAAGGATTCACAGCCGACGACTTTGCGCTATCCCATCCGGGTGGTTCGTTAGGAAGAAAGCTGCTTCTCACGGTAGACGAAATAATGGCTGTCGAACAAGAACTCCCCCTCGTTAAGCACACCGCAACCGTCATGCAAGCTTTGTTTGAAATTTCAGACAAGGGCTTAGGAATGACAGGGATCATTGACGATGATAATAACTTGCTAGGTGTTTTTACCGACGGTGACCTGCGAAGAGCATTAGACAAGCAGGTTGATATACACAAATCGACAGTGGAACAAGTGATGACTCCGAAAAGTGTTACTATGATCAAGGGAAAATTAGCGGTAGACGCCCTCAACTTAATGCAACAATACAAAATTAGTGCGATGTTTATTGTTGATGATGAACAAAAACCGGTCGGTGCTATTAAAATGCATACACTGCTTAAAGCAGGAGTCGTGTAA
- a CDS encoding RNA polymerase factor sigma-54 — protein sequence MKPSLQLKFSQQLTMTPQLQQAIKLLQLSTLDLQLEIQEALDSNPLLEIDESEHNNDSSDSDSEPQDYTDKNSLSAENSDNVDSHDALENNQIPDDLPLDSSWEEYLSASSAPANISNGPADDDYIFQGETTENIQDHLIWQMELTPFSDIDRSIAIAIIDSIDESGYLTVSSEEILDSLQNEEIELDEVECVLKRIQMFDPIGSGSRTPQECLMVQLAQFDPATPWLAEARLLLTEHSDLLSSKDYRTLMRKTRLKEDQLREAMRLLQTLNPRPGSTIAVKDSEYVIPDVSVAKKNGRWTVELNGDSLPPLIVNKEYEALSKSTKNSNDSQYIKSHLQEAKWFIKSLESRNETLLKVSHCIVQQQMGFFEHGPEMMKPMVLNDVAEMVDMHESTISRVTTQKYMHTPRGIFELKYFFSSHVSTESGGECSSTAIRALIKKLVAAEIVSKPLSDSKIAQLLADQGIQVARRTIAKYRESLSIPPSNQRKSLL from the coding sequence ATGAAACCTTCACTGCAGTTAAAATTTAGCCAACAGCTAACAATGACGCCTCAGCTTCAGCAGGCGATAAAGCTGCTACAATTGTCTACATTGGATCTTCAGCTCGAAATTCAGGAAGCGTTGGATTCCAACCCTTTACTAGAAATTGACGAAAGTGAACACAACAACGACAGCTCAGACAGTGACTCTGAACCTCAAGACTATACTGATAAAAACTCACTCAGTGCGGAGAATTCAGATAACGTTGACAGCCACGACGCACTCGAAAACAACCAAATTCCTGATGACTTACCACTAGACAGCTCTTGGGAAGAATATCTAAGCGCCTCGTCTGCGCCAGCCAACATATCCAACGGCCCCGCAGATGATGACTACATATTTCAGGGCGAAACCACCGAAAATATCCAAGACCATCTAATTTGGCAGATGGAATTAACCCCGTTTTCAGATATAGACCGCTCTATTGCTATTGCGATAATTGACTCAATTGATGAGTCTGGTTATCTCACTGTTAGCAGCGAGGAAATTTTAGATAGCTTACAAAACGAAGAAATTGAATTGGACGAAGTTGAATGCGTTCTAAAACGCATTCAAATGTTCGACCCTATTGGTTCCGGCTCTCGTACTCCTCAAGAGTGCTTAATGGTGCAATTAGCCCAATTTGATCCTGCAACGCCTTGGTTGGCTGAAGCCCGTCTGTTGTTAACAGAACACAGCGACTTGTTAAGCAGCAAAGACTACCGCACATTGATGCGTAAAACTCGATTGAAAGAAGACCAGCTGCGAGAAGCAATGCGCCTATTGCAAACGCTTAACCCAAGACCAGGAAGCACAATTGCCGTTAAAGATTCTGAATACGTTATTCCTGACGTGTCTGTTGCGAAAAAAAATGGTCGTTGGACAGTTGAGCTGAATGGTGATTCTTTGCCACCGCTGATCGTCAATAAAGAGTATGAAGCACTCAGTAAAAGCACTAAAAATTCGAACGATTCACAATATATTAAGTCACACTTACAAGAAGCTAAATGGTTTATTAAGAGCTTAGAAAGTCGCAATGAGACACTATTGAAAGTATCTCACTGTATTGTTCAGCAGCAAATGGGCTTTTTTGAACACGGTCCAGAAATGATGAAACCAATGGTTTTAAATGACGTTGCTGAGATGGTCGATATGCATGAGTCAACTATTTCAAGGGTTACCACCCAGAAGTATATGCATACGCCCAGAGGCATTTTCGAGCTTAAGTACTTTTTCTCTAGCCATGTTTCAACTGAATCTGGCGGTGAATGTTCGTCGACAGCAATAAGAGCACTCATCAAAAAGCTCGTTGCGGCGGAGATTGTCAGCAAACCACTTAGTGATAGCAAGATTGCGCAATTGTTGGCCGATCAAGGAATTCAAGTTGCTCGACGAACCATTGCGAAATATCGAGAGTCCCTCTCGATTCCCCCGTCGAACCAAAGAAAAAGTCTGCTGTAG
- a CDS encoding HPr family phosphocarrier protein, translating into MIVEKQLTIVNKLGLHARAATQLAKLANQFEATITMHQEDKEAFANSVLALMMLESSQGKEVLVRCDGGDAEKAMQAIENLIVNKFNEDE; encoded by the coding sequence ATGATCGTTGAAAAGCAACTTACTATCGTAAATAAATTAGGCCTGCACGCGCGCGCAGCGACTCAATTAGCAAAATTAGCTAATCAGTTTGAAGCGACAATAACAATGCATCAAGAGGATAAAGAAGCCTTTGCTAACAGTGTGTTAGCGCTTATGATGCTTGAAAGTAGCCAAGGAAAAGAGGTACTCGTGCGCTGCGATGGCGGCGACGCTGAGAAAGCGATGCAGGCGATTGAAAATTTAATCGTAAATAAATTTAACGAAGACGAATAG
- the mlaD gene encoding outer membrane lipid asymmetry maintenance protein MlaD produces the protein MTSKKTELMVGIFVAFAIAATLMLALQVANQGMSGNGEIYKVSAKFDNIGGLKERSSVKVGGVVVGRVSRIYLDERELIPVVEMEISSSYAQTFPETSSVSILTAGLLGEQYIGLTPGFVFPGEDPIYIGDKEGETKYIVDTKSALVLEDLIGQFLFGKDSE, from the coding sequence ATGACAAGCAAGAAAACAGAATTAATGGTCGGTATCTTCGTTGCTTTTGCAATTGCAGCAACTTTAATGCTTGCGCTGCAAGTAGCTAATCAAGGAATGAGTGGAAACGGCGAAATCTATAAGGTTAGCGCTAAGTTCGACAATATCGGTGGGCTAAAAGAAAGATCATCCGTAAAAGTAGGGGGAGTGGTTGTAGGAAGAGTGTCGCGTATTTATTTAGATGAACGTGAGCTCATTCCTGTTGTCGAAATGGAAATTTCGTCGAGCTATGCGCAAACATTCCCTGAAACAAGCTCTGTATCCATTCTGACAGCGGGTTTGCTGGGTGAGCAGTATATTGGTTTGACACCAGGTTTTGTTTTTCCCGGGGAAGATCCAATTTATATCGGCGATAAAGAAGGCGAAACTAAATATATCGTTGATACCAAGTCAGCGTTGGTGTTGGAAGACCTTATTGGTCAGTTTTTGTTTGGCAAAGACTCAGAATAA